The Opitutales bacterium ASA1 genome window below encodes:
- a CDS encoding M48 family metallopeptidase codes for MPPILWLVVLCLSARLVVQLALSVLNSREARRNRGSIPPAFAALVTPGEYERSIDYTLAKGRFARVEHVFDAVLLALVLFSGVLPVAWEVWWDMLGGAAWSGALFLVAVTAALSVPNLPLEWWAQFRLEERFGFNRSTLRLWWTDKLKGAVLGVVIGFPLLWLLINLVGWIGAWWWLAGWGVLFLFQIVMIVVYPMWILPWFNKLEPLADGEVRDRLLAVAQRARFPTSTIQVMDGSKRSAHSNAFFTGFGRFRRIVLFDTLLEQLSPEELEAVLAHEIGHYKLGHIPRMLALSAVSSLGAFALIGWLPSQPEFFHAFGFAEPSIAIAFLLFSLLAGLVGFWLAPLTNLLSRKHEYEADAFARELTGGPGAIVAALRRLSRKNLANLTPHRAFSAFYYSHPTLAEREAAVSRP; via the coding sequence ATGCCGCCCATCCTCTGGCTCGTCGTTCTCTGCCTTTCGGCACGACTGGTCGTCCAACTCGCGCTCTCCGTTCTCAACTCGCGTGAGGCCCGCCGCAATCGAGGCTCGATCCCGCCGGCGTTCGCTGCGCTCGTGACGCCCGGCGAGTACGAACGATCGATCGATTACACGCTCGCGAAGGGGCGCTTCGCGCGGGTGGAGCACGTCTTCGACGCGGTGCTGCTCGCGCTGGTGCTCTTCAGCGGCGTGTTGCCCGTGGCGTGGGAGGTTTGGTGGGACATGCTCGGCGGTGCGGCTTGGTCGGGTGCCTTGTTTCTGGTGGCGGTCACCGCGGCGCTTTCCGTTCCAAACCTGCCCCTCGAGTGGTGGGCGCAGTTTCGACTGGAGGAACGCTTCGGATTCAATCGCAGCACCCTGCGGCTTTGGTGGACGGACAAACTCAAGGGCGCAGTGCTGGGCGTGGTGATCGGCTTTCCTCTCCTGTGGCTGTTGATCAACCTCGTCGGGTGGATCGGTGCTTGGTGGTGGTTGGCAGGGTGGGGCGTGCTGTTCCTCTTTCAGATCGTGATGATCGTCGTCTACCCGATGTGGATCCTGCCGTGGTTCAACAAACTCGAGCCGCTCGCCGACGGCGAGGTGCGCGATCGACTGCTCGCCGTGGCGCAACGGGCACGGTTTCCCACCTCGACCATCCAAGTGATGGACGGGAGCAAGCGTTCGGCCCATTCCAACGCGTTCTTCACGGGCTTCGGCCGGTTCCGACGTATCGTGCTTTTCGATACGTTGCTCGAGCAACTCTCGCCGGAGGAGCTAGAGGCGGTGCTCGCACACGAGATCGGGCACTACAAGCTCGGGCACATCCCACGCATGCTCGCCTTGTCGGCAGTGTCGTCGCTCGGTGCGTTCGCTCTCATCGGTTGGCTTCCGTCGCAGCCGGAATTCTTCCATGCCTTCGGGTTTGCCGAGCCTTCGATCGCGATCGCGTTTCTTCTCTTCAGTCTGCTCGCCGGGCTGGTGGGATTCTGGCTCGCGCCGCTGACCAATCTCTTGTCTCGGAAACACGAATACGAGGCCGATGCATTCGCTCGGGAACTGACCGGTGGACCCGGTGCAATCGTCGCCGCGCTGCGTCGACTCTCGCGCAAGAATCTCGCCAACCTCACGCCGCACCGCGCGTTCAGCGCATTCTACTATTCGCATCCGACCTTGGCCGAACGGGAGGCGGCGGTCTCGCGTCCATGA